One window of the Arthrobacter sp. D5-1 genome contains the following:
- the pdhA gene encoding pyruvate dehydrogenase (acetyl-transferring) E1 component subunit alpha, which yields MLTDQAGKGVHHDTPGPGHSAQIPLRTGGNLLQLVSPEGERISHPEFDVWVKDVGDEQLCSLYEDMTVIRRIDAEATALQRQGELALWPPLLGQEASQIGSSRSLRDDDFVFPSYRESGVAYVRGAHLSEIARVWRGNASYGWDPQRINLATPQIIIGSQSLHATGYAMGVQLDGANTAVLAYFGDGATSEGDVNEAMVFAASYQAPVVFFCQNNHWAISEPVRVQSHVQLADRPTGFGIPSMRVDGNDVLAVMAATRVALDRARNGGGPTFIEAVTYRMGPHTTADDPTRYRDPIELEDWAAKDPILRLRKLLEAKGLLTEDVEARVKSKADAVAAELRSSCIEMPDPQPLDVFNHVYSTPHSWIERQKDHYSRYLNSFNQPVEEGAL from the coding sequence GTGTTGACGGATCAGGCGGGCAAGGGAGTGCATCACGACACTCCGGGCCCTGGACATAGTGCACAAATTCCCCTGAGGACTGGCGGCAATCTGCTCCAGTTGGTCTCGCCGGAAGGCGAACGGATCAGCCATCCCGAATTCGATGTCTGGGTGAAGGACGTCGGAGATGAGCAGTTGTGTTCCTTGTACGAGGACATGACAGTTATCCGCCGCATCGATGCCGAAGCGACGGCGCTCCAACGTCAGGGCGAACTGGCATTGTGGCCACCGCTCCTGGGCCAGGAGGCGTCGCAGATCGGCTCCAGCCGCTCCCTGCGCGATGACGACTTCGTCTTCCCCAGCTACCGCGAAAGCGGCGTAGCCTACGTTCGTGGAGCCCACCTCTCCGAGATTGCCAGGGTGTGGCGGGGCAATGCTTCCTATGGCTGGGACCCGCAGCGCATCAACCTGGCGACGCCCCAGATCATCATCGGATCCCAGAGCCTGCACGCCACCGGCTACGCCATGGGCGTGCAGTTGGATGGAGCCAACACTGCGGTCCTCGCCTACTTCGGCGATGGCGCCACAAGTGAAGGCGACGTGAACGAGGCCATGGTGTTCGCCGCCAGCTACCAGGCTCCCGTGGTCTTCTTCTGCCAGAACAACCATTGGGCCATTTCAGAACCTGTGCGGGTACAGTCGCACGTGCAATTGGCCGACAGGCCCACTGGATTCGGAATTCCCAGCATGCGGGTTGACGGAAACGATGTCCTCGCTGTCATGGCTGCCACGCGGGTCGCCCTGGACCGGGCACGCAATGGCGGCGGACCCACCTTTATCGAGGCCGTCACTTACCGTATGGGTCCGCACACCACTGCCGACGACCCCACCCGGTACCGCGACCCGATCGAACTCGAAGACTGGGCCGCCAAGGATCCCATCCTGCGGCTGCGCAAGCTCCTGGAGGCCAAAGGCCTCCTCACCGAGGACGTCGAGGCCCGCGTCAAAAGTAAGGCTGACGCGGTAGCAGCCGAGCTCCGTTCCAGCTGTATCGAGATGCCGGACCCGCAGCCGTTGGACGTCTTCAACCACGTCTACAGCACGCCCCATTCCTGGATTGAACGCCAGAAGGACCATTACTCGCGCTACCTGAACAGCTTCAACCAGCCAGTCGAGGAAGGTGCACTCTGA
- a CDS encoding alpha-ketoacid dehydrogenase subunit beta — translation MSKLTFARAINAGLRKSLENDPKVVLMGEDIGALGGVFRVTDGLQKDFGKHRVIDSPLAESGIIGTAVGLAYRGYRPVCEIQFDGFIYPAFDQIVSQVAKMHYRTQGRVKMPITIRVPFGGGIGSPEHHSESPEAYFTHTSGLRVVAVSNPQDAYTMIQQAIASDDPVLYFEPKRRYHDKGDVDETIDLSTALPLDRAAVVNAGSDVTLVAYGPLVKTAKDAAMAAADEGLSVEVIDLRSLAPVDYPVVEASVRKTGRLVITHEAGQSGGLGAEIAASITERCFHYLESAPVRITGFDVPYPYSKLEMHHLPDLDRILDGVDRALGRPNSLSGLEG, via the coding sequence ATGTCGAAGCTCACGTTTGCCCGCGCCATCAACGCCGGCCTCCGGAAGTCGCTCGAAAACGATCCCAAAGTGGTCCTGATGGGTGAGGATATTGGCGCGCTCGGTGGTGTTTTCCGCGTCACCGACGGACTTCAGAAAGACTTTGGAAAGCACCGGGTCATCGATTCCCCCCTGGCTGAGTCAGGCATTATCGGCACCGCGGTGGGTCTGGCCTACCGCGGCTACCGTCCCGTGTGCGAGATCCAGTTTGATGGCTTCATCTACCCTGCGTTTGACCAGATTGTCAGCCAGGTCGCCAAGATGCACTACCGCACCCAGGGGCGGGTCAAGATGCCCATCACCATCCGCGTTCCCTTCGGGGGTGGCATCGGCTCGCCGGAACACCATTCAGAGTCGCCCGAGGCCTACTTCACCCATACATCCGGACTCCGGGTTGTGGCAGTGTCCAATCCGCAGGATGCCTACACCATGATCCAGCAGGCGATCGCCTCAGATGATCCCGTCCTCTACTTTGAACCCAAGCGTCGCTATCACGACAAGGGTGATGTGGACGAAACCATCGACCTCTCCACGGCACTTCCGTTGGACAGAGCCGCCGTGGTGAATGCCGGTTCTGACGTGACACTTGTTGCCTACGGTCCGCTGGTGAAGACAGCAAAGGACGCCGCGATGGCAGCGGCTGACGAAGGCCTGTCCGTGGAAGTCATCGACCTCCGGTCACTGGCCCCCGTGGACTACCCCGTGGTGGAAGCATCTGTCCGCAAGACGGGCCGCTTGGTGATCACCCACGAGGCCGGCCAGTCCGGCGGCTTGGGTGCGGAGATCGCCGCCAGCATCACTGAACGGTGCTTCCATTACCTGGAGTCCGCTCCCGTCCGCATCACCGGCTTCGATGTGCCCTACCCTTACTCGAAGCTGGAGATGCACCATCTGCCGGATCTGGACAGGATTCTCGACGGCGTTGACCGCGCCTTGGGCCGCCCCAACTCGCTGAGTGGACTGGAAGGATGA
- a CDS encoding dihydrolipoamide acetyltransferase family protein, with protein sequence MTATMIKEFRLPDLGEGLTESEILSWKVAVGDTVTLNQVIAEVETAKAVVELPSPFAGVVAELHEQPGTVVEVGKPIVSFEVDDAGSPTGGGAPAAGNGSAGERTAVESAANGSLANAGTEAVGAPAKREPNLVGYGAVVEHSGRPTRRARGQVRDIKVPTPETPEEPVTPAAPAIVAPTAARRAEEGSPERPRSTPPVRKLARDLGINLELVRGTGPDGLITREDVQNFTGTEAPVEVSAAPAQGERETRTPIKGVRKFTAAAMVQSAFTAPHVTEFLTVDVTATMELLARLKGSRTFEGYKLTPLTIAAKAVLVALGNNPSLNSRWDEASQEIVQFNYVNMGIAAATPRGLTVPNIKDADRLTLRELSTALTELTDTARAGKTSPADLSGGTISITNIGVFGIDAGTPILNPGEAAIVALGAVRKAPWVVNDKLAVRQVMSLSLSFDHRLVDGEQGSRFLADLGAILEDPAMVMTMI encoded by the coding sequence ATGACCGCCACCATGATCAAGGAATTCAGGCTGCCGGACCTTGGTGAAGGCCTCACAGAATCGGAAATCCTGAGCTGGAAGGTGGCTGTGGGGGACACTGTCACGCTGAACCAGGTGATCGCCGAGGTGGAAACCGCCAAGGCCGTTGTGGAGTTGCCCTCTCCCTTCGCAGGAGTGGTTGCTGAACTTCATGAGCAGCCTGGCACGGTGGTGGAGGTCGGCAAGCCGATCGTTTCGTTTGAGGTCGACGACGCCGGGTCTCCCACTGGGGGTGGCGCGCCGGCTGCTGGCAACGGGTCCGCCGGTGAGCGGACCGCCGTCGAAAGCGCTGCCAACGGCTCGCTGGCAAATGCCGGCACTGAAGCGGTGGGGGCCCCGGCGAAACGTGAGCCGAACCTGGTGGGGTACGGCGCCGTCGTCGAACATTCCGGCCGTCCGACACGGCGCGCCCGGGGGCAGGTACGGGACATCAAGGTCCCAACGCCGGAAACCCCGGAGGAGCCGGTAACTCCGGCGGCGCCAGCAATCGTCGCGCCCACAGCGGCACGTCGTGCAGAAGAAGGAAGCCCTGAGCGACCCCGTTCCACTCCGCCCGTGCGAAAGCTGGCCCGTGACCTGGGGATCAACCTGGAATTGGTTCGCGGCACCGGGCCGGACGGACTTATTACCCGCGAGGATGTCCAGAACTTCACGGGTACCGAGGCGCCGGTCGAGGTGTCCGCTGCACCAGCGCAGGGCGAACGGGAAACTCGTACTCCCATCAAGGGTGTCCGCAAGTTCACTGCCGCCGCCATGGTGCAGAGTGCCTTCACCGCGCCGCATGTGACGGAGTTCCTGACCGTCGACGTCACGGCGACCATGGAGTTGTTGGCCCGGCTCAAAGGCAGCCGCACGTTCGAAGGCTACAAGCTGACACCGCTGACCATCGCGGCCAAGGCGGTCCTGGTAGCGCTGGGCAACAACCCGTCGCTGAATTCACGCTGGGATGAGGCGAGCCAGGAGATCGTCCAGTTCAATTACGTGAACATGGGCATCGCTGCGGCAACGCCTCGTGGCCTGACGGTACCCAATATCAAGGACGCTGACCGGCTGACACTGCGTGAGCTGTCCACGGCGCTCACTGAACTGACCGATACTGCCCGGGCGGGCAAGACGTCCCCAGCGGACTTGTCCGGCGGGACCATCTCCATCACCAACATCGGTGTGTTTGGGATCGACGCCGGCACCCCCATCCTGAACCCTGGCGAGGCCGCTATCGTGGCACTTGGTGCTGTGCGGAAGGCGCCATGGGTGGTGAATGACAAACTCGCCGTCCGGCAGGTCATGTCCCTCAGCCTGTCGTTCGATCACCGCCTGGTCGATGGCGAACAAGGGTCCCGGTTCCTTGCCGACTTGGGCGCCATCCTTGAAGATCCCGCCATGGTCATGACCATGATCTAG
- a CDS encoding NAD(P)-dependent oxidoreductase: MRIAVTGGSGKLGRSVVRRLTQDGHQVLNIDRAGTRGKGYVNVDLRHYGQVLDVILGLDDQHHGLDAIVHLAAIPAPGLAPDATIFENNMVSTYNVFQAARRAGIKKVVYASSETVLGLPFDIAPPYIPVDEEYAARPESTYSLVKHLEEQMAVQLTRWDPELSITALRFSNVMDPEDYDAFPSFDSDANLRKWNLWGYIDARDGALAVVKALEHGVPGFETFIIAAADTVMSRSSADLAAEVFPGVEVLKELGEHETMLSIDKARRLLGFKPEHSWRNVHSNRTTPTED, encoded by the coding sequence ATGAGGATTGCCGTCACGGGCGGAAGCGGAAAACTGGGTAGGAGCGTAGTCCGGCGACTCACGCAGGATGGCCACCAGGTACTCAACATTGACCGCGCCGGGACCCGTGGCAAGGGCTACGTCAACGTGGATCTCCGTCATTACGGGCAGGTCCTGGATGTCATCCTGGGCCTGGACGACCAGCACCACGGTTTGGACGCAATTGTCCACCTGGCCGCCATTCCCGCACCAGGCCTTGCCCCCGACGCAACAATTTTCGAGAACAATATGGTGTCCACCTATAACGTGTTCCAAGCTGCCCGGCGGGCCGGCATCAAGAAGGTGGTCTATGCCTCCAGCGAGACGGTACTGGGACTTCCCTTCGACATCGCTCCTCCCTACATTCCCGTGGACGAGGAGTACGCGGCCCGGCCGGAAAGCACCTACTCGCTGGTCAAGCATCTCGAGGAGCAGATGGCCGTCCAGCTCACGCGATGGGATCCGGAACTCAGCATCACGGCGCTGCGTTTCTCCAACGTCATGGACCCCGAGGACTACGACGCCTTCCCGTCGTTCGACTCTGACGCAAACCTTCGGAAGTGGAACCTCTGGGGCTACATCGACGCCCGCGACGGTGCACTGGCAGTGGTCAAGGCCCTGGAACATGGCGTGCCGGGTTTTGAGACGTTCATCATTGCCGCCGCTGATACCGTGATGAGCCGAAGCAGCGCCGATTTGGCCGCGGAAGTCTTCCCCGGCGTCGAGGTCCTCAAGGAACTGGGCGAGCACGAAACCATGCTGTCCATCGACAAGGCGCGCAGGCTCCTGGGTTTTAAGCCGGAACACAGTTGGCGCAATGTCCACTCCAACCGGACAACCCCCACCGAGGATTGA